From a single bacterium genomic region:
- a CDS encoding radical SAM protein — protein MNTQKLSRLWNTALSLTDKLAGRDRVWANPLRIHLEVNDFCNLKCPHCPRENPDIPINTGHIPIEAIRNLEPWFKRTTYVGLAGNGEPFLHPDIIEILEIITRAGATPSVISNATLWKKRGMIDKIAGMGPMLMNVSIDGGTRETFEKWRKRANWDEVRENLRELRAAKEKVGSPFPVVTFITCLMKDTIGEVEQIVDLAAEAGAAVVTFQNMYPYNKLMDDARVRDLKACREAISKARRRAEPHGIRIDWFPMGESIEDRGSAGGSYGALSAETSDLEEEPAKQNGARPHYHCDNIWHQIHVDVRGRIKFCCFWTEGEIGDLTKDDFGTLWNGPEWRKLRADLHSGIKPKPCQDCHVLEIQNRRRILKAGLGELKDVWRQ, from the coding sequence ATGAACACGCAGAAGCTGAGTCGGTTGTGGAACACGGCGCTGTCGCTGACGGACAAGTTGGCAGGTCGGGATCGTGTGTGGGCGAATCCGCTGCGGATTCACCTAGAGGTGAACGACTTCTGCAACTTGAAGTGCCCCCATTGTCCGCGCGAGAATCCGGATATTCCGATCAACACAGGGCATATCCCGATCGAGGCGATCCGAAATCTGGAACCGTGGTTCAAGCGGACAACCTACGTGGGCCTGGCCGGCAACGGCGAACCGTTCCTGCACCCGGACATCATTGAGATTCTGGAGATCATCACGCGGGCCGGCGCGACGCCATCGGTGATCAGCAACGCGACGCTGTGGAAGAAGCGTGGGATGATTGACAAGATTGCAGGGATGGGGCCAATGCTGATGAATGTCAGCATCGACGGAGGAACGCGCGAGACGTTCGAGAAGTGGCGCAAGCGGGCGAATTGGGACGAAGTGCGGGAGAATCTGCGCGAGTTACGCGCGGCGAAGGAGAAGGTCGGATCGCCCTTCCCCGTCGTCACCTTCATCACGTGCCTGATGAAGGACACGATCGGCGAGGTGGAGCAGATCGTGGACCTGGCCGCTGAAGCCGGCGCGGCCGTCGTGACCTTCCAGAACATGTACCCCTACAATAAGCTGATGGATGATGCGCGCGTGCGGGACCTGAAGGCCTGTCGCGAGGCAATCAGCAAGGCCCGGCGCCGTGCGGAACCCCACGGAATCCGGATCGACTGGTTCCCAATGGGCGAATCGATCGAGGATCGCGGCTCGGCCGGGGGCAGCTATGGGGCCCTGAGCGCCGAGACGTCGGACCTTGAGGAAGAGCCTGCCAAGCAGAACGGCGCGCGGCCGCATTATCACTGCGACAACATCTGGCACCAGATCCACGTGGATGTGCGCGGTCGGATCAAGTTCTGCTGCTTCTGGACGGAGGGCGAAATCGGCGATCTGACGAAGGATGACTTCGGAACGCTGTGGAATGGGCCGGAATGGCGGAAGCTGCGGGCCGATCTGCACAGTGGGATCAAGCCGAAGCCCTGTCAGGATTGCCACGTCCTCGAGATTCAGAACCGCCGAAGGATCTTGAAAGCAGGCCTGGGCGAGTTGAAAGACGTATGGCGCCAGTAG
- the modA gene encoding molybdate ABC transporter substrate-binding protein encodes MTLRRIPLLTFVCLAVATLAISCGKPKPPRTELTVATAANFAPTMEKLAGAYEPENNVQIVISQGSSGVLQRQAKEGAPFDLLISADMRRVEELAADQVILPESVAPYAKGILVLAQTRGPEVDKPAGLAHSGHRIAIANPEHAPYGTAAKQALTKMGIWEDVEPRVVYGESVGQVLQFLETGNVDVAFLPLSLVKDRIEEFTPIDPETYDPILQGLGVIAATTHPEKAQELRDWLLGPEAQNIILAAGYEAP; translated from the coding sequence ATGACGCTACGTAGAATCCCACTTCTGACCTTCGTTTGCCTCGCAGTCGCCACTCTCGCGATTTCTTGCGGCAAGCCCAAGCCTCCCCGTACCGAGCTCACCGTCGCCACCGCGGCGAACTTCGCGCCCACCATGGAGAAGCTGGCCGGGGCGTACGAGCCCGAAAACAACGTCCAAATCGTGATTTCTCAGGGGTCTTCGGGCGTTTTGCAGCGCCAGGCAAAGGAAGGCGCCCCCTTCGATCTCCTCATCAGCGCCGACATGCGCCGGGTCGAAGAGTTGGCTGCGGATCAGGTTATTCTGCCGGAATCGGTAGCGCCCTACGCCAAGGGCATCCTGGTTCTCGCCCAGACTCGGGGCCCAGAGGTCGACAAGCCGGCTGGCCTGGCGCACTCCGGCCATCGCATCGCGATCGCCAATCCGGAGCACGCCCCCTACGGCACGGCAGCGAAGCAGGCGCTCACCAAGATGGGCATCTGGGAGGACGTCGAACCGCGGGTTGTTTACGGAGAAAGCGTCGGCCAGGTTTTGCAGTTCCTCGAAACCGGCAACGTCGATGTCGCGTTTCTGCCCCTCTCCCTGGTCAAGGACCGGATCGAGGAATTCACGCCGATCGACCCGGAGACCTACGACCCGATCCTGCAGGGCTTGGGCGTGATCGCCGCCACGACGCATCCGGAAAAAGCACAGGAACTTCGCGACTGGCTGTTGGGCCCGGAGGCTCAGAACATCATCCTCGCCGCCGGCTACGAAGCCCCCTAA